The Tenrec ecaudatus isolate mTenEca1 chromosome 7, mTenEca1.hap1, whole genome shotgun sequence genome window below encodes:
- the LOC142452481 gene encoding beta-defensin 110-like, with protein sequence MSEYKAENMESQNHHLFIALPRSEFFQPKYRFERCQKVKGICKTFCDDIEYDYGYCIKWRNKCCI encoded by the exons ATGTCTGAATACAAAGCTGAGAATATGGAATCTCAGAATCACCATCTTTTCATTGCTTTAC CCcgaagtgaattctttcaacCAAAATATAGATTTGAGAGATGTCAAAAGgtgaaaggaatttgtaaaacaTTTTGTGATGACATTGAGTATGATTATGGATACTGCATTAAGTGGAGAAATAAGTGCTGCATATAA